The Salvia splendens isolate huo1 chromosome 20, SspV2, whole genome shotgun sequence nucleotide sequence CTTCGGATGAATCTGAACGAACCTTGGATGCAGATCCAATTTGGGCAGTTTGTCGCTTTCCAGTCTGCCCACGTTGTAAGCCAGACTTACCAGACATGGAGTCATTCCGCATCATTTTCTTGATAGGTTGAACAGGCGTAACTGGAGAGACCAATCGAGACTGGGATTGGGCAGTTCTCTTTTGATGTGCTGAATGCAGCGGATATCCAGGAGAATTAGCATCAGATCCCACATGTGCTGGCCGATTGTAAGGCTCTGCCAGCTGCTGAGAAGTGTTTGACGAAGGTTCCATCTCAGCCTTCCGCTTTAACGGGAATGAAGCCTTCTGTGCAGCTATGCTGTTGGGAGAAATTGCATGCTCCGGACCTAGCTGGTTCGACATCCAAACTTGGTTTGATCCCATAGCAACACCAGAAGATTCATTATGCCCCAACATATTATTCGGCAACAATGAGGTATTGAACCCAGAATCACCAGAGAGAGACTCTAATAGACCACTTTGATCTACTGGTACAGAGAAATGCTGTGGCTCAGGATTGCTTGATACCTGTCCTGCCATTTTCATAGGCATCTCTGGTGCTGGAAATTCAAGAGAGCTAGAACCATGCTCCATCTGAGCCAACTGCCTATCTGAGATCGGGTACTGGGAAACCAAATTGTTGGACATGATCACCAAAGATGTAGAGCATAAGCAAAAGGCTCAAATGTAGACGTGATTGCTTTCCTGATCCTCCAAATCGAACTGCACATGTGGATGCATTATAGTAATGTCAAATCATGCTGATAACAAACAGATAAGCATGTTTTCTTTAACACCTAAATGGATTCAATACCAGAGTCCATAATCAATCACATGCACATCGAATTCAATACGCCACAAGCATAAAAGCAAAAtctagtaaaaaaaaaaaagagactaCCCCTAGGATAAAAATCTGAACATGAAATAGGATAATCAATCAATGGAAGAAAACATAGAAGCTATTTCTAAATGCAAATAGGCAAACAATAAATGAACATAAGAAACCGACTATtacaaacacaaaaacacaccCCTATCAACCACGTATAATAATCTGTCGAATTTGCACAGATTAACAAACACAACCGTAAATTCAAGCTCAAACATCGTTAAGATAAAAGGATTTAAATCTGAACCACTTTCCAATGAATCTGAACCGCCTTATGAGCCATAATTGCATATTCATGATCGAGAACATCGACTCTATCTTACGACACTGGAATTAGTTCTTATCGGTTTTTCTTAATCAATTCAAGCATGAATTCGATTAAATCAAAACtcgaaataaaatattcatttgtGTTTAAAACCATATCCCTACATTAACAACCAACGAAAAAAACCCCAAATTCGAATTAATTTTCTCATGGTATGCATAAACAGATAGGAATCAGGCACAAGCAGCAGATGCAGAGAAATGGGAGAAAAGTGTAGAGCTTTACCTTATGGACGCAGAAAATGGGAATTTAGGAAAGAAGAGAGCGAAACAGCAGAGTGGTGGATATAAGCATTTCTTGGCAACAAGAGAGAAAAGAAACCCTAGAAAGATAAGCTAATTTATGGTAGTCGAGAAAGCGCTAATTGGTAGTCGAACTCGTGTTACGTGGTGACACGTTAGCCGTGTGAGCTGGTCTACTCATACATCATACTAGTACTTTTGTTAtttggttttttcttttttgagcgTTAGCAtcccgcggacatcccaaaaacacctcatgccatgTCATACGGATatcccactgcggatgccatCTTATATggacatcccactgcataatggcggacatcccggcgaactttccacaataataaaaattcacaaattaaacaatttcaggaattaaacaatttacgggattaaaatttcgacacaaatagggaaaaaattccattaaataaaaaaaagaaatgtacatttcaccaaattaaaaaaaatacatttcaataattaaaaactacatcaacgacgaccctcagctgccatacttcttcaataatatcgttctggagtcgaacataggcttatttttggcgcatgtcggcaaatgcacagaCTCATCGACTTCGTCGTGGGGTATCCCtatgcgtacattgctagtggccacgtcgtggcttggacccaTAGCATGagcatcatcattggtccaatcagtcatTGCTAGACCTTCAtattcgacaatcatgttgtgcatgataatacatgcgtacaagatgtcggcgatgctgtcaacataccatAGCCGTGTTgtacccttcactgccgcccatcgagcctggagcacaccaaatgcccgctccacatccttgcacgctgcctcctgacgacccgcaaaatagacCTTCTTTTTTTCTGtggggcatctgatcgtcttcacaaagacgggccacatagggtatatctcatccgtcaaataatagcccatattgtgttggttgccgttggcgacgaaattgacggtcggaccaacgcccatgcactggtcgttgaaaatgGGCGACggctggaggacgttgatgtcgttgttagacccggttactccaaaataggcatgccaaatccacagccggtagtcagctaccgcttcaaggatcatcgtgggattcttgcccttgaaaccagtagtgtacatccctttccagacAGCAgagcagttcttccactcccagtacATACAATCTATGCTACCTAACATTCTtggaaacccgtgctgattcccatgcatatccagcagagcctgacaatcttcgggggtagtcttccgaagatacctatccccgaatatctccctaactccctgacaaaaatactccAGGcactcgcgggcagtcgtctcgccgatgtggaggtactcgtcgaacatgtcggtcgcacCTCCTTATGtcaactgcctgattgcggcagtgcacttctgaatcggcgtgtggccgggtttaccaccCGCATCCTCCCacaccctgaaatacccgtatcaacgctctaaagcacccacgatacgcagaaagagcggacgatgcatcctaaaacgttgccggaacatgttctccccatatcgtggctccggagcgaagtaattctcgtacaaccgacggtgtgcagcggggtggtcccggggtactatagatcgacgatggatgggtcgaggtacagCCGGCTccaaggccgcttgttcctccctatccgctgcctcccgcacacgtgcatgaataagccgcatcatgtgttcataatgcccaccactaccactaccactaccagtcATTActgatatataaaagaaatttagagagagaaaaacttgttaaaacaagtggtgcgaatgaaatgaagttcaacgagccgtatatatagacttttaaacaaaaaataaataaataattaaaaaatcggAACATCCGTCGTGtctccgcaatggcggacgtccgcacggacgtcgCTATGGACGTCCGCGGAACTTCGGTGTCTGCAACGGACGTTCGTATCTGTCGCGaccttgcacaatggcggacctccggcacgccggtcggacgtccgccagGACGGGCACCATTGCTGATGCTCGtactacttttattttttgtagCACAATagaaatttacaaaattatatTCGTTTCATTCCATAATAATATACTACCACTTTTGAAAAAGGacgaattttaatatataattattaaaataaagataataaaaaaGTGATTATAGTATATTAGTATTGTTAGttgagaatgaaaaaaaatctaaaaataaaagttgCTATTTTTACAAGACAAATCTAAAATAGGAAAAATggtttatttttatgagataaAGAGAGTGTGTACCTGCaaaataataaatgtataattggtttttcatttttatatttacatcattttttatttattttattttatttttgttacaaTAAGAGAGTCAAACGCTCTAAAGCCTAAGCAGAAACAAACTGAGGAACAGTCTAACCTATTTTATCTTGCTGAAGAAGATTAGCAATGTTGGAGGATCACGTCAAAAGCTCTCGTTCATCGTCAGCCCCGGTTAGCCATGAAGTTGGCCACCTGGTTCGTTTCACGGTAGATATGTTTAATCTACTTATCTATCAAGAACCAAAAATGACATCATTTTTCATCAATCCTATTTATAATGAGTTTAAGTACCTTTTCACTTattacgaattttaaaaatactttgTCTATACTTAGGAACCCCATTAGTCATTTCGATCCATCCTTAGTTAGAATTCCGGGTTcactcattatttttatatatttgttcaAGCCCATGCCAAAGAAGAGACCTTATTTTGTACCTTATATTTGAAAtttctctaattttaattttatctatcaaataacaaaaataaaaattatcttGATGAATAAATCAACGCTCCAAACGATCCCTTAAGATGAATAGGAAGGGAGGAGGCTTCACTCAAGTAGTTTTCATACAATTTAGTATATAAGCCAAGTGGGATTCATACAATTTAGTATGTGACACATGTATCATTATATTACATAAAAAGTACATCAATCCATTTCTCTCATCCTGGGTACATAACAATATTCTTGAAAATTCACATCAGTCACAGGCATAGAACACTCATAGATCAAACTACAACAGTAGAATCTAATCCAACACCCCAATCCACCACATAGGATTGCAATTTGAGCCCCGTACCATGAAATATTATTGCAATTTCAGCCCGAGAACCACCCAATAGGAGTGTGAGTTCCGGCCTCACATGGTCGACTATGCACAACTGACAAAAGAACAATCTGGAACGTGTTTCTTTTTCCTCAGCGATACAGCATTGTGCTGTTGTGTAGGTTGGCCGTTGCTTCAGTGAGTGAGCTGAAAATGGTATCACCAACATCGGCTTTGCAGAGAGGGCATGTGGCATTGATTTTCAGCCATTTATCCACACAGTCCTTGTGGAAGAAATGAGAGCAAGGCAGCTCCTTGAGTTCGTCATTGTTCACATATTTCGCTAAGCAAATGCAGCAAACCTGTTGAGGAGAGCATAGTTCAACGGTTATATACATTTGCAGCAATTGTGTCAACTATCAAATAGCTGAACAAGAGCTACAGTTTAGGAAACTGAATCGCATTGTTTGAGATAGCGATAAGTGAAGCTTACCGCGTCCTCTCCTGATATTGCACGCTCTTTCTCTGTACCAGCAGCCACTATCCCACCCTCGGGTGCATTATTGCTATGTTCCTTGCTCTTGCTTTTcttcattttaaatttatacGTTGGTAGAGAGTTAATCGAATCTTGAGTAGCTCCTCGATTCTGAGAAAAATCTTCTCTGATGCCCAGTACTGATATTATACAAGGGAGGCAACAGCAGACTGTAGCACACAGAATAAAAGGCATAGCATATCCGATACAGCTGAAGGTCAGAAACACTATGCACAACCTGTAAGTGGAAAACTTAAGAACATTACATTCGAAAAGTTTTCCATGCATACGAGCTCTACTCGAATATATGCTCTCATACCTGTATAAATTGGGAGCTTCGGAGGAAGAAGAGTGGCCACCGAAAATCCATACATTTCCAACGACAAACCACACAGCAAAGAAGCAGTCCAAAGCCATCTTAAAATATTCGACAAACACCTTAAGCCTGAAAAAGTAAGCACAGCTATTAGACTACCTAAGTACAAGTACTTGAGATATTGAGAGATAGTTTCGCAAGAGGCCTAGTTCATAAAAGTGACACAGCTTTCAAGAGGAAACATGGCTTCTTCTTGGACTACAGGACAGATAAAAGATACCCAGAGCTACAGCTATGTTGTGGAATAAGCATGTATGACTGGTTAGCCCGAATAGCTACATCAAGCATACAGTGTAACCCCCCACTAAACATTTGATTACCTAGAAGTTTCTATAATAAACAAGTTCAAAGCAGCTTCAATATAAAAGTCAGCACCCCCTCCCCATCCTAACcaacaaaagaagaagaaataaaaattatgaactCCACAATGTCTATTTTGCAACACCCCCCCCCTTCCACGCCCGCCCCTGACCTTCGATGTTATTACAAAAATCTGGTATTACTATAAGTAATTGGGTGACTAGCTAGAGAAGAAACAAGAGAAACATCTGTATCAACCAACCTTTGGAAATGATATAAAAATCTTGCAGACTGAGCATATGCTTCTCTATAACATGTTacccaacttttttttttaattttggaaaccaTACAAGGGTTATataaactttccaaaattacAATTTCAGAAACTTAGATTTCATGAAAATGACAAAGTCAAGGCTAGACGCATAGCACTGCATTTTTAAATTCGTGTACAACAACATTACCTTGAATTTGGCAGTCCATTACTTTGAGTGCTTCTAGTTGTTGTACCAGTTGTCCAGCTATCTTCTCTGGTTATTGATCTTCTAGTGAAAGGACCAGCAGAGTTATTGCTCAGGGAAGCATCTTGTCCATTCTGCGATGATTCCTGCTCAGGACTTTGGTTACGATGTTTAAAACGCCAATATAGAACGGGAAGTATTGCCAAACAGCCAGATGCATATCCAACAACCCATGCTCTCAAAGGCGCACGTGGTTTCTCACTTCTTGACAATGACAAGACAACAACAGCTGCTATGATTTGGCTGACTGTCAATAAAAGCTCAACAGATATCCATAAACCAGAATTTAATGGACTTCTTTGTCGGCTGCGAGTACTTTCTCTTCGACTTAGTGATGAATTCCTAGAGTTTGTCCCACCGGTAGTAAAAGGTTGAGGCTGATAAAGGGGAACCCTTGAACTAGTAGATGGTAGGTCTTCACTCCTTTGCTGCTCCAAACCAGTTGACGGCCTTTCATGGGATGAATTAGATGAAGAAGCAGTACCACTGCCTGTTATGTCAATAACGTGTTCAGTATCACTGCGACTGTCAGCTCCCTCCATCAACAAATCAGTTTCACTACTTAAACTTTTACGATGATGTCCCAGTAGGGGAAAAGCCATTCAAGTCTGCCAACCCTCGACGACACTCTGAAAACATGGGACAACAGGCTAGTAAAAAACTTCAGATCCCTTCCTACAACGCTGAAAATTGTGCAGCAACAATCTATCCGAGATTAAGGGCATTGATGGACAGTATCTTATCTGTTCACAGCACATAAATAGCATAAAGCATAAACATTAGAATTTAGAAGCTTACTCGTTCCATTTATATAACCGTACACGATTCCCCTTTCCTAACATAATCTAAAGAATAAGACGCTTAGCACATACTATATGATTTCTTCAACATTAGTTTACCGTTCCTGTCACAGTATTTACATCTCGCTAAATAAGCACAGTAGAAAAGCTTTATCTAAATAGCCCAGTGAACAAAGCTTATGATTTCAATAGATACCAAATTTAGAGGATAGTCTACCAATATAATTAGCCCATACAATTCCAGTTACTTATATAAGTAAAACACAAACCGATCTTAAAAATTTCAGCACACAAACCATCACATGAGCTGAAAATAACACCAAATTACCAAAGAAAATGCTGAATTACTTAAATTTTCCACAATCCCAGCTAATTCCCCACCCTCTACTTTGCAGAATTTTGAACTATTAGATCGTTGAGCATATCCGCAATACAAGACCACAGTCCAACACGTAGTAAACTCAAATCAAAATCTGAAACCGTAAAGAATTGGAAAAGTATAACGAAGGCTTAATCAATTGACCATTCACGAATTTAAACATCTGCAAAATCTATGTATTAACAGCTACTAACTAATCAAATTAGAgaacaatttaattattaccGGAATAAAGCAACTAGAACTAGGGTTTGATGAAAGCAGATAATCAGAATAAATTTTTCTGGTAGACGGAAGCCTGTCTTGTTGATGGAATCATTCAATCTACTTCAACAGTTGGTTTTTTCCGCTTTTCGAAATACTGCACtgcatttattattatttatatatttcgactttcgtaattatttatttgattatactataattctctttttcttttttgaggaAAAGATTGCATTTTTGTGATAAATAATCTGTCAAAATAAAAGTTGCCCTAATTATGGGTTGGGTGGATAAAAATATCATCACGCACTTACTCCACTAAATCATGAAATGAAGGGAGTAGCAATTAATCATAGTCTATTGAAGCAGGTTTTAGGTATTCGATTGATCATATCATACTCAATTTATGAAGATTGTGtaattcaataaaatttgatttttgaaattGTTGTCCAACTCATGGTAAGGCCGTTTTGCCTCTATTCTTTTGGGTTAAATTCTACTTTTATACTTCATTCGTCCTACATTGTTTGATATTGTTATCGTACCTTCCAAATTATTCTTTTGGGTTAAAGTTTACTTTTATGTTTCATTCGTCATACATTATTTGATATTGTTATCGTACCTCCCAAACTTTCTGACACCGACAACAATCATTTGTCACTGTGATCGATGCcacgaattttattttttagaaccaTATTAGTTTAATAATTTTTGCTAATACTTTTCATGACGTATACAATTAAACCTACAACTAGTAGTTTTTTTCTAAACATGTGTGTGCATATATTATTTTTCACATTTCTTTGGTGGcaaatattaaatactcctaacttctagtacttcctccgtcccagaaaatttatcatttatttccattttcatttgtccctaaaaatttttcacctttcacttttacgactttttatagtggaccatacattccactaactcattaacactcacattttattataaaaataatatataaaagtaggatccacatgccaccaacttttttaactcactttctattacatttcttaaaactcgtgtcgggtcaaatggGGATgaattattagggacggagggaggattAGAAAATAAATCGTCGTGTCACGTGTACAATTTATATCGAAGCCATGTCGAAAGAATGTAGactttgaaaaaaatcaaaatcaaaagaaCATACGTGGCACTATTTGGCTCTCTCTTATTATGGAGTAATGGTAGaaatatattactactacaCTTAAGACGTGCACGACTAATTGATTAAAACAATATATATTTCACATAGTAATTGATATTGACCAAAGTACCCAACCCTATATTATATAAGTGGTGTTTATGTGATTGGTTGTTTTATTCTCTAAATAATGTAAATTGGGCATGTAAAGGAGGATTAGTTTTTAATAATGAACCTTAAGAGAATTTGTGAACTTGAGGCtgtaaaatatattcattttgttcccaaaaaattgacaaactTGTAAATGACATGATATTAATGTACAAAAGAGAAATACGagagagtgaactacataaatagtatccgatctttcactttcgcacaaaAACGATACCTGATCTTtgttttatatcgtttttggtacataaaaatcacaatttcAGTACCTGATGCTAATTTTCTCACCAAAATACCccataaaaaatcacattttcaCATTTTTGCTATGGAGGGCATTTTTGGGCATACACGGAAAGaggaccaaaaatgatatatatatacatatatatatatatataatgataactccaatttgtgtgataaccctataactaaatctccaccacacattttaaaaattgtaGCATGTCACCCGCTTTTGACAAACAAATAGGCGGGCAAGGGTATATGAGTCTTTTTTCtaataaaaaatctaaaacgCCCCCATAatattataggagtatttgtcatggtttctttgatttaattattttttacatgTCATATACATGATACATCATATACCATATTAAAGGTAGAAATCCTAATTGTTTATGTTCTGACGATTTTTTcacaataaaataagaaatagtaCTGATACATACTGTACATTACACTGATACATTACACGCCGTGGCTGCAAAGTAAATCTCGACGGTTTACGATTTCCGgaccaaaactatcattttatcaactcagagtatcattctatccggcaaaactatcattttatcaactcagagtatcattctatccgacaaaactatcattttatcaactcagagtatcattctatccgacaaaatgacatatttaccctctgcgccttttttatgaagtaaatctaagtttgaatctcagccacaagattataaaatatgtgtggtccagatttggttatagggttatcacataaattgggggttatcatatgatcacaactctatatatatatattctctaACTTTCTCTTCTATACATTtattgttataaattaatatttaatttttatattattattatattaataactctgtaattaataaataaatacaatattcttatttaaaatataaattgtataatattaaataataattattattattttatcttattaatactaatcaatatagtgttaataaaatttaaaattatgaattatatttagaacaatataaaatgattgaatatttttaattaggtgttttagTCCTAAAATGATATcaaatagttaaattaaaaaatatttaattaatttaattagtttaaacaattgatttaattagatattttgtCCTTGTTTTATATTATGGATGTCAATTAGGTGTatgtataaaatatgtaaatgaagaaaaaagaagaggaaATAGAAActaagaagaaaggaaaaaaaccacatgtttggtactatttaattgaaattttcaatgATACCCTCTATGACTCAAAAATCACATGTTCGGTAcctaatattatttatatgaatctGGGTGTCCCAAAGAAGAATAGAAGGATTTGAGGACAAAGCCTTTCACATAGAAGGGGAGATTATATGAATccgggtattcacaatcataggATACAACGACATCGAGGGCAATGGGTTGATTGGAGTCCGAGAAGAAGGTGGAAACATGGCAAGGAGCCAAGCCGGATTTGGAGGTCTAATTCAAACCAGAATATTCCTATGAAGATAAAGTCCAAATTATCTCCTCATACCACCATTGGCTTCATCGTCGAAATAGCTTCCCGTGAGTaccttgcacgcctcaatcagAGCCCGGGTGAGGAAGTTCTTATCGTTTTACATAAGTCGCGCAGTCCAGAAAGAAACACGCGACCCGGGAGGTTTTCAAGGGGAAAACGCCAACCCGAGGGTTTTTTGGTAATTTTTGGATCCGATTCAAGAGAGTTTGCCCGACCCGGGAGTTTCTAAGGAggaaaaacgcccgaccgggcattttgtGCGACTTGTGTTTTTTAACTCTTTTTGTCTCTTTTATTTAGTACTTTTATCCTCTTGTATAAATACCCATATCTAGGGTTTTTGTCATTAGACTTAGAATATTATtgaagaacaaagactcaaaTTTGAGCACCccatcttcatcattgaagattTATCCAAAATTCCTTGTGATTGCATTTAATCTATTGTCGGACTTAGATTATTTGTGAATGTATGTTtactagttcttgtgttgctagttggtGGGAGTCAttaggtttttgtttgtgaaagtagccattgagttttctttcttgagctttaatctaaatcataacacttatcattttctccttatttttcatcattttattgtcaTATTTCTTATTTGTGTTGTTGAATAGTTTTGCAAGAACAAATCCGAGCACATATGTTTCTTGAATCAACAAGATTCATAttagttatttttgtcatgaggtaccaaaaacgatataaaaaaAGATCAGGTGTCATTTTGTGCGAAAGTGAACGATCATGTACTATtcatgtagttcactctatgagaaaaagtaagagagagacaaaAAAGTAGTGGAATGAATGTTAGTAGATTGTGGATTCATATTACTATAAATGATgtgtaatattattatttattggaaAACTTTCCATGTTTAAACTCTATTAATTTTGGGGGACgaaccaaaatggtaaaactattctatttttttgggacggaaTAAGTAGTTGTTAATGATCTTAAAATCTTCCACCTTAAGCTATCCTGGACAATAACTAGCGAGTTTCATAGATATGCATATAATTAACTAATTGTTTATTTGCCTAGATTCATGCTGTTATCATTATGCAAGTGGGATTTGaacttataattattttatttatataaattatgtatataCTATTTCTACATTTCTCATAATCTAATTATGTTTTAtgtgtattttaatttcataattaaaccCAGACTCAATGATAATCCAAAttaataatttactttttaaaatattgatttaatattattagttttttcaaattttatatttcCCACTGTTTAATTAGTTTTagttatatatttagttttaaTAATAGTTTATTCACGtagtttattttaataaaaatataaataaataataagatGAACTAAATTATTATATATGCATATGTGTGTTTAAATATAGAATCGTGACTATGGAACTAATAGAATAGTTAAAATCTAACACCATAGTGGATTTAACTTAAATGTCTTTTGTAAAAGTGAGCCATACAGAATGATGTCTGCATCTTTTCAGtatatcataaaaataattgttaATGTTTGGACAGAAacttaatttcttttaaaatactTTTTCGATATATATGAATACTGTACATTTTAGTTATATTGTTTTGCCTCTACGGCTATTTTGTCATCATTTTCTATAATCATTTCAAATGACACACACTC carries:
- the LOC121780858 gene encoding E3 ubiquitin-protein ligase At1g63170-like, which translates into the protein MAFPLLGHHRKSLSSETDLLMEGADSRSDTEHVIDITGSGTASSSNSSHERPSTGLEQQRSEDLPSTSSRVPLYQPQPFTTGGTNSRNSSLSRRESTRSRQRSPLNSGLWISVELLLTVSQIIAAVVVLSLSRSEKPRAPLRAWVVGYASGCLAILPVLYWRFKHRNQSPEQESSQNGQDASLSNNSAGPFTRRSITREDSWTTGTTTRSTQSNGLPNSRLKVFVEYFKMALDCFFAVWFVVGNVWIFGGHSSSSEAPNLYRLCIVFLTFSCIGYAMPFILCATVCCCLPCIISVLGIREDFSQNRGATQDSINSLPTYKFKMKKSKSKEHSNNAPEGGIVAAGTEKERAISGEDAVCCICLAKYVNNDELKELPCSHFFHKDCVDKWLKINATCPLCKADVGDTIFSSLTEATANLHNSTMLYR